In Cryptomeria japonica chromosome 10, Sugi_1.0, whole genome shotgun sequence, a genomic segment contains:
- the LOC131040479 gene encoding uncharacterized protein LOC131040479 produces the protein MKGGEAMAERGVRKKRAWNMLRMTLFMIRKCLLKRRNLLELDVRVRGKVFAKIFRSLISHRTPASDSRGLNGLREYEFSCSNSPATPALQHFANKLTSRRNFLSCFQPDFTFEDKYESPRFVFSPCAITEGVTARPFENPARAFQEEDDQEDRKAEEFIAKFYNQMKFQRQISLLQYEEMLARGAN, from the coding sequence ATGAAAGGCGGAGAAGCGATGGCAGAAAGAGGAGTAAGAAAGAAGAGAGCGTGGAATATGCTGCGGATGACTCTGTTCATGATCAGAAAATGTCTGTTGAAGCGCAGGAATTTGCTGGAATTAGACGTGCGCGTAAGAGGGAAAGTGTTCGCCAAGATCTTCAGAAGTTTGATCTCTCATCGAACCCCTGCATCTGATTCTCGCGGACTGAACGGCCTGAGAGAATACGAATTTTCATGCTCCAACAGCCCTGCAACCCCTGCTTTACAACACTTTGCAAACAAATTAACGAGCCGCCGcaattttctttcctgctttcagcCCGATTTTACCTTTGAAGACAAATATGAGTCCCCTAGGTTTGTGTTCAGTCCTTGCGCGATTACAGAAGGTGTCACTGCCCGGCCTTTTGAGAATCCTGCACGCGCATTTCAAGAAGAAGACGATCAAGAAGATCGAAAAGCTGAAGAATTTATTGCTAAATTTTACAACCAAATGAAATTTCAGCGCCAGATTTCACTGTTGCAGTACGAAGAGATGCTGGCCAGAGGTGCCAACTGA